Proteins encoded together in one Prunus dulcis chromosome 3, ALMONDv2, whole genome shotgun sequence window:
- the LOC117622263 gene encoding GPI-anchored protein LLG1-like, whose translation MSSASNHGLHLFFFFFLFLGFASCTTFLSNDIFQAGGSIGRSLLQAKQNCPVNFENQNYTIITSKCKGPNYPAKSCCDALKDFACPFADAINDLKNDCATTMFSYINIYGKYPPGLFASQCREGKEGLACPAETPKPQKSRGQIAATHSIMLALTAVLVLSFNMF comes from the exons ATGTCGTCTGCTTCGAATCACGGTCttcatctcttcttcttcttcttcctcttcttgggCTTCGCCTCCTGCACCACCTTCCTTTCCA ATGATATTTTCCAGGCTGGTGGATCCATTGGACGCTCCCTTCTTCAGGCCAAACAAA ATTGTCCTGTGAACTTTGAGAATCAGAACTACACAATCATCACAAGCAAGTGCAAAGGACCCAACTACCCAGCCAAGAGCTGCTGCGACGCCTTGAAGGACTTTGCCTGCCCTTTTGCAGATGCTATTAATGACTTGAAAAATGATTGTGCTACAACCATGTTCAGCTACATAAACATTTATGGGAAGTACCCTCCTGGCCTGTTTGCGTCTCAATGTCGCGAAGGGAAAGAAGGTCTCGCATGCCCTGCTGAGACACCGAAACCTCAGAAGAGTAGAGGTCAGATAGCAGCTACTCACTCCATCATGCTAGCACTCACTGCAGTCCTAGTATTATCATTCAATATGTTCTGA
- the LOC117622054 gene encoding uncharacterized protein LOC117622054 isoform X1, translating to MASPRAFTFKCSPSLAFSTKTLMDSKPRTLRSPFSCSTSGSPQREARLSDAVEGAITLQEWQGWGTTSPLPAMVTKIVEDLKALEKDIDAQMSFGGTGGKLQGDFKVQEDKKHRKTYQALGDSEQKLQFFAARQIARRLLGSRGYLCQKCWLPLEDCMCSNVTQSTLWHRMRFWLYMHPKDFLRQNNTGKLLWQVFGTEAATLCLFGISEHEEIMWNALKLAGKKNVWCLYPNKNAALKSVEDVFGQEPSPYLECTDTKTNEDGTLNFILIDGTWNNSVSIFSRLKDQATSVWGEADFPCISLATGVSAMHKLRPQPSWDRTCTAGAAIGLLSELQLLPEFSSIGFDKQAEALEDTLVILLEALTTRRVRMGRSITRKVRHMSGIC from the exons ATGGCCTCGCCTAGGGCCTTCACATTCAAATGCTCTCCTTCTCTCGCCTTTTCCACCAAGACACTCATGGACTCAAAACCCAGAACCCTCCGCAGCCCATTTTCATGTTCAACTTCTGGCTCCCCTCAAAGAGAAGCTCGTTTAAGCGACGCTGTTGAAGGCGCTATCACATTGCAGGAATGGCAGGGTTGGGGCACCACGTCCCCTCTGCCCGCCATGGTTACGAAAATTGTTGAGGATTTGAAGGCTTTGGAAAAAGATATCGATGCCCAGATGAGCTTTGGTGGTACTGGTGGCAAACTTCAG GGGGATTTTAAAGTGCAAGAGGATAAAAAGCACCGGAAAACCTATCAGGCTTTAGGTGATTCTGAACAAAAACTCCAGTTCTTTGCAGCTCGACAAATAGCACGTCGTTTGCTGGGAAGTAGGGGCTACCTTTGTCAAaag TGCTGGCTTCCTTTGGAAGATTGTATGTGTTCAAATGTCACACAATCCACTCTTTGGCATAGAATGAGGTTCTGGTTATATATGCATCCAAAG GATTTCTTGCGACAGAACAACACTGGAAAGTTGTTATGGCAAGTATTTGGCACTGAGGCTGCAACTTTGTGCCTCTTTGGCATTTCCGAACATGAAGAAATAATGTGGAATGCTTTGAAGCTAGCAG gaaaaaaaaatgtttggtGCCTTTATCCCAACAAAAATGCAGCGTTAAAATCAGTTGAGGACGTCTTCGGCCAAGAACCGTCGCCATATCTGGAATGCACAGATACTAAG ACAAATGAAGATGGAACACtgaatttcattttgattgaTGGAACATGGAACAATTCAGTTTCGATATTCAGTCGTCTGAAG GATCAAGCAACGTCAGTTTGGGGAGAGGCAGACTTTCCTTGTATTTCCCTGGCCACTGGTGTATCTGCGATGCATAAACTTAG GCCTCAACCATCATGGGATCGTACCTGTACAGCAGGAGCGGCTATTGGCCTCCTCTCTGAGCTGCAACTTCTTCCGGAGTTCAGCTCCATTGGATTCGATAAACAGGCTGAGGCTCTAGAGGATACTTTAGTTATATTATTAGAAGCACTGACAACTAGAAGAGTTCGGATGGGCAGGTCCATCACTCGTAAAGTAAGACACATGAGTGGCATCTGTTAA
- the LOC117620642 gene encoding thioredoxin 1-like has protein sequence MATITDSIVLYSSAQNSYLRPVISSRPALSISVRRRLGALPEFRGLRVHLLPKPSPAPSNFPKARPFPSTAGIVSQAQDTTLDVPTVTDRTWNSLVLKADGPVLVEFWAPWCGPCRTIHPVVGELAKEYAGKLKCFKLSTDDTPSIATQYGIRSVPTIMIFINGEKKDAIIGAVPKTTLTATIEKFL, from the exons ATGGCGACGATAACTGACTCCATCGTTCTCTATTCTTCGGctcaaaattcatatctcCGGCCGGTGATATCGTCAAGGCCGGCTCTTTCCATCTCTGTTCGCCGAAGACTGGGTGCGTTGCCGGAATTCAGGGGCTTGAGGGTTCACTTGCTTCCCAAACCGTCGCCCGCGCCCTCCAATTTTCCAAAAGCCAGGCCTTTTCCATCAACTGCCGGCATTGTCTCTCAAGCTCAGGATACCACTCTCGATg TTCCCACAGTTACGGATAGAACATGGAACTCACTGGTCCTCAAAGCTGATGGCCCTGTATTGGTTGAGTTTTGGGCTCCATGGTGTGGGCCTTGCCGCACGATCCATCCAGTAGTAGGTGAACTAGCAAAGGAGTATGCTGGGAAGCTTAAGTGCTTTAAGTTAAGCACGGATGATACTCCTTCAATTGCAACCCAATATGGAATTCGAAGTGTCCCAACCATCATGATTTTCATCAATGGTGAGAAAAAGGACGCAATAATTGGTGCTGTGCCTAAAACCACATTGACTGCTACCATTGAGAAATTTTTGTAG
- the LOC117622646 gene encoding putative uncharacterized protein DDB_G0271974 translates to MKKPGVLAASVAAASATALAASSSSSSSSSSSSSSFVSNSTMRFSNQEAVSSKRNQENPSPSTEKFAPRFDGLRFIETLVTAHR, encoded by the exons ATGAAGAAGCCTGGTGTTTTAGCAGCCTCAGTCGCCGCCGCTTCTGCTACTGCTCtcgctgcttcttcttcttcttcttcttcttcttcttcttcttcttcaagcttTGTGTCTAATTCAACCATGCGATTTTCTAATCag gaGGCTGTCTCTTCTAagagaaatcaagaaaatcCATCACCTTCCACAGAAAAATTTGCGCCGAGGTTCGATGGCTTGAGATTTATTGAAACCTTGGTCACTGCTCATAGATAA
- the LOC117622054 gene encoding uncharacterized protein LOC117622054 isoform X2 has product MASPRAFTFKCSPSLAFSTKTLMDSKPRTLRSPFSCSTSGSPQREARLSDAVEGAITLQEWQGWGTTSPLPAMVTKIVEDLKALEKDIDAQMSFGGTGGKLQGDFKVQEDKKHRKTYQALGDSEQKLQFFAARQIARRLLGSRGYLCQKCWLPLEDCMCSNVTQSTLWHRMRFWLYMHPKDFLRQNNTGKLLWQVFGTEAATLCLFGISEHEEIMWNALKLAGKKNVWCLYPNKNAALKSVEDVFGQEPSPYLECTDTKDQATSVWGEADFPCISLATGVSAMHKLRPQPSWDRTCTAGAAIGLLSELQLLPEFSSIGFDKQAEALEDTLVILLEALTTRRVRMGRSITRKVRHMSGIC; this is encoded by the exons ATGGCCTCGCCTAGGGCCTTCACATTCAAATGCTCTCCTTCTCTCGCCTTTTCCACCAAGACACTCATGGACTCAAAACCCAGAACCCTCCGCAGCCCATTTTCATGTTCAACTTCTGGCTCCCCTCAAAGAGAAGCTCGTTTAAGCGACGCTGTTGAAGGCGCTATCACATTGCAGGAATGGCAGGGTTGGGGCACCACGTCCCCTCTGCCCGCCATGGTTACGAAAATTGTTGAGGATTTGAAGGCTTTGGAAAAAGATATCGATGCCCAGATGAGCTTTGGTGGTACTGGTGGCAAACTTCAG GGGGATTTTAAAGTGCAAGAGGATAAAAAGCACCGGAAAACCTATCAGGCTTTAGGTGATTCTGAACAAAAACTCCAGTTCTTTGCAGCTCGACAAATAGCACGTCGTTTGCTGGGAAGTAGGGGCTACCTTTGTCAAaag TGCTGGCTTCCTTTGGAAGATTGTATGTGTTCAAATGTCACACAATCCACTCTTTGGCATAGAATGAGGTTCTGGTTATATATGCATCCAAAG GATTTCTTGCGACAGAACAACACTGGAAAGTTGTTATGGCAAGTATTTGGCACTGAGGCTGCAACTTTGTGCCTCTTTGGCATTTCCGAACATGAAGAAATAATGTGGAATGCTTTGAAGCTAGCAG gaaaaaaaaatgtttggtGCCTTTATCCCAACAAAAATGCAGCGTTAAAATCAGTTGAGGACGTCTTCGGCCAAGAACCGTCGCCATATCTGGAATGCACAGATACTAAG GATCAAGCAACGTCAGTTTGGGGAGAGGCAGACTTTCCTTGTATTTCCCTGGCCACTGGTGTATCTGCGATGCATAAACTTAG GCCTCAACCATCATGGGATCGTACCTGTACAGCAGGAGCGGCTATTGGCCTCCTCTCTGAGCTGCAACTTCTTCCGGAGTTCAGCTCCATTGGATTCGATAAACAGGCTGAGGCTCTAGAGGATACTTTAGTTATATTATTAGAAGCACTGACAACTAGAAGAGTTCGGATGGGCAGGTCCATCACTCGTAAAGTAAGACACATGAGTGGCATCTGTTAA
- the LOC117623312 gene encoding riboflavin synthase — protein MAAVSASLSLPSRTPELSVRKMSILNKFHSVASRTHCNFDAIFKPSTLTLFISTQRPHAHIKSPPRNTIRCLFTGIVEEMGQIKQLGTAENGGFDMKIGAKTVLEGVHLGDSIAVNGTCLTVTEFDTQLSDFTVGLSPETLRKTSLIELEPGSLVNLERAVQPTSRMGGHFVQGHVDGTGEIVSMDPEGDSLWIKVKASKELLKYVVPKGFIAVDGTSLTVVDVFDKEDSFNFMLVAYTQQNVVIPLKKVGQKVNLEVDILGKYVERLLSSGFVESIKSS, from the coding sequence ATGGCAGCAGTTTCAGCGTCTCTCAGCTTACCCTCAAGAACCCCTGAACTCTCTGTTCGGAAAATGTCAATCCTGAATAAGTTCCACAGTGTCGCTTCCAGAACCCACTGCAATTTCGACGCCATTTTCAAACCATCCACTCTAACCCTCTTCATCTCCACCCAAAGACCCCATGCACATATCAAATCTCCACCTCGAAACACAATCCGATGCCTGTTCACTGGAATCGTCGAGGAAATGGGTCAAATCAAGCAACTGGGTACCGCTGAAAACGGCGGTTTCGACATGAAAATCGGCGCCAAAACCGTCCTCGAGGGCGTCCACCTCGGCGATAGCATTGCCGTCAACGGGACGTGCCTCACGGTGACTGAATTCGACACCCAATTGTCCGATTTCACCGTCGGTTTGTCGCCCGAGACGCTTAGGAAGACGTCTCTGATCGAGCTCGAACCGGGGTCACTTGTGAATCTGGAGCGGGCGGTCCAGCCCACGAGCCGAATGGGTGGGCACTTTGTGCAGGGTCATGTGGATGGCACAGGGGAGATAGTGTCAATGGATCCTGAGGGGGATTCTCTATGGATCAAGGTGAAGGCATCAAAGGAGCTGTTGAAGTATGTGGTGCCGAAAGGGTTTATAGCAGTGGATGGGACTAGTTTGACTGTGGTGGATGTGTTTGATAAAGAAGACAGCTTTAATTTCATGTTGGTGGCTTATACTCAGCAGAACGTGGTGATTCCCTTGAAGAAGGTTGGGCAAAAGGTGAATTTGGAAGTTGATATACTCGGCAAGTATGTGGAGAGGCTTCTCAGCAGTGGATTTGTTGAGTCAATCAAATCTTCATGA